The DNA window CGATGACGTACTTTTGGTGCCGGCCCGGTCGTCGGTGATGCCGCGCCAGGTAGATACGTCCTCGTGGCTCACCCCTCGCATTAAGTTGAATGTTCCCATCCTCTCAGCGGCGATGGATACCGTCACGGAGGCCGACATGGCCATCGCCCTGGCGCGAGAAGGAGGGGTTGGCGTACTGCACAAGAACATGTCCATTGAGGAGCAGGCTGCCGAGGTGCGCCGTGTAAAGCGGTCGGAGAATGGCATGATTCTAGACCCGATTACGATTTCTCCGCACGACACCGTGGCGGACGCTCGGGACAAGATGAGTCACTATTCGATCGGCGGCATTCCGGTCGTAGATGAGTCCGATAAGCTGGTTGGGATTGTCACCAATCGAGATGTTCGGTTTGAACTCAACGGGGACACTCCCATCCGGGAGATGATGACAGAAGAAGACCTTGTTACTGTCCCAGTGGGGACGACGCTTGATGAGGCGGAGCGCATACTCCAGCAGCACAAAATTGAGAAGCTTCCGGTCGTCGACGACGAGGGGTACCTGAAGGGACTCATTACCTTTAAGGATATACGTAAGCGTCGCAAGCATCCGAACGCATGCAAGGACGATCATGGGCGGCTTCGCGTCGGGGCGGCAGTCGGTGTGACGCCGCAGGTGGAAGATCGTGTTTCTGCGCTCGTCGAGGTGGGGGTCGATTTTGTCGTCGTCGATACCGCGCACGGGCATGCGGAAGGGGTTCTAGAGACGGTGGATGAGGTCTCGTCGCGATTCGGAGACGAAGTTGAGGTCATTGCCGGTAATGTTGGCACGGCCGAAGGCACCCGAGATCTCATTGAGGCTGGGGTTGATTGTGTCAAGGTGGGCATCGGGCCGGGCTCGATTTGCACGACGCGCGTGGTGGCTGGCGTTGGGGTGCCACAGCTTACGGCAATCATGGAGTGTGCAGAGGTGGCGCACGAGGAGGGGATTCCATTGATTGCGGACGGGGGCATCAAGCAAACGGGCGACATCTCGAAGGCCCTTGCAGCTGGTGCTAGCGCAGTAATGATTGGCGGCTTGTTTGCAAGTGTCGAGGAGAGTCCGGGCGAAACGATTATTTACGAGGGGCGAAAGTACAAATCATATCGAGGAATGGGCTCTGTCGGGGCAATGGGAGCCGGTAGCAAAGACCGCTACTTCCAGGATGCGGAAGATGAATTGGAAAAGCTCGT is part of the Salinibacter sp. 10B genome and encodes:
- the guaB gene encoding IMP dehydrogenase, translating into MDRKIKAEGLTYDDVLLVPARSSVMPRQVDTSSWLTPRIKLNVPILSAAMDTVTEADMAIALAREGGVGVLHKNMSIEEQAAEVRRVKRSENGMILDPITISPHDTVADARDKMSHYSIGGIPVVDESDKLVGIVTNRDVRFELNGDTPIREMMTEEDLVTVPVGTTLDEAERILQQHKIEKLPVVDDEGYLKGLITFKDIRKRRKHPNACKDDHGRLRVGAAVGVTPQVEDRVSALVEVGVDFVVVDTAHGHAEGVLETVDEVSSRFGDEVEVIAGNVGTAEGTRDLIEAGVDCVKVGIGPGSICTTRVVAGVGVPQLTAIMECAEVAHEEGIPLIADGGIKQTGDISKALAAGASAVMIGGLFASVEESPGETIIYEGRKYKSYRGMGSVGAMGAGSKDRYFQDAEDELEKLVPEGVEGRVPYSGTLSEVIHQMSGGLRAAMGYCGCESVQELYEDGQFVRTTASGIRESHPHDVEITQESPNYYSGRNSKE